A section of the Acidobacterium capsulatum ATCC 51196 genome encodes:
- a CDS encoding IS481-like element ISAcp2 family transposase yields MDIHQNARLTPYSREQLARKVICTGCTLKLAAASFNVSAKTAGKWVRRYRAEGSDGLRDRSSRPHRSPRRLPEALRLSVIELRRGYMPGYQIARRSAVSVSSVSRILRRARLSRWRDLNPPPPVVRYEHAAPGDLLHLDIKGMTRFGEVSLRGDGRLRGKKEHPGFLALHVAVDDHSRMVFAQMLADQKAETTIGFLHAAVEFFASHGIGIRALLTDNGSSYRSRQFRQACQQMAIKHSRTRPYTPRTNGKAERFIQTAMREWAYAKHWTDSSQRDQHLQSWIHYYNHERPHGSLNYKPPSSRSQEGTTS; encoded by the coding sequence ATGGACATTCACCAGAATGCTCGTCTAACGCCTTACAGTCGAGAGCAGTTGGCGAGAAAAGTTATTTGTACCGGGTGCACGTTGAAGCTGGCCGCGGCCAGCTTCAACGTGAGCGCAAAGACGGCCGGCAAATGGGTGCGCCGGTATCGCGCCGAGGGTTCGGATGGCTTGCGGGACCGCAGCTCGCGTCCGCATCGCAGCCCGCGGCGCTTGCCGGAGGCGTTGCGGCTGAGTGTGATTGAGCTACGGCGGGGTTACATGCCGGGGTATCAGATCGCCCGGCGCAGCGCTGTGAGCGTGTCTTCGGTGAGCCGTATTTTGCGGCGCGCGCGGCTGAGCCGATGGCGCGATCTGAACCCGCCTCCGCCGGTGGTTCGCTATGAGCATGCCGCTCCAGGCGACTTGCTGCATCTGGACATCAAAGGCATGACGCGCTTCGGCGAGGTCTCGCTGCGCGGCGACGGCAGGCTGCGGGGCAAGAAGGAACACCCGGGCTTTTTGGCTCTGCATGTGGCCGTCGACGATCACTCGCGCATGGTCTTCGCCCAGATGCTGGCCGATCAGAAGGCGGAAACCACGATCGGTTTTCTGCACGCGGCGGTTGAGTTTTTCGCCAGCCATGGTATCGGCATCCGCGCGCTGCTGACCGACAACGGCAGCAGCTACCGCTCTCGCCAGTTCCGTCAGGCTTGCCAGCAGATGGCCATCAAACACAGCCGCACTCGGCCCTATACCCCCAGAACCAACGGCAAGGCCGAGCGCTTCATCCAGACAGCCATGCGCGAATGGGCTTACGCCAAACACTGGACCGACTCCAGCCAGAGAGATCAACACTTGCAGTCCTGGATCCACTACTACAACCACGAAAGACCTCATGGTAGCCTCAACTACAAACCGCCAAGCAGCCGATCCCAAGAAGGAACAACCTCTTGA
- a CDS encoding YidH family protein, with amino-acid sequence MQPSAPNPKPASTSDYLAAERTLLAWIRTSLAFMGFGFVVARFGLFLRELRSPLGGLPGQSTGASLWFGIALIASGVLITVFSGAHHLRLIRALGRGDAAVPRSTTLAAAVVVLLTLVGVGIALYLFHFNLSLHHG; translated from the coding sequence ATGCAGCCATCCGCACCCAACCCAAAGCCAGCCAGCACCAGCGATTATCTGGCGGCCGAGCGCACCCTGCTCGCATGGATCCGCACCAGCCTCGCTTTCATGGGCTTCGGCTTTGTCGTCGCCCGCTTCGGGCTCTTTCTGCGCGAGCTTCGCTCTCCGCTCGGCGGCCTGCCCGGCCAGTCCACCGGAGCCTCCCTCTGGTTCGGCATCGCCCTCATTGCCTCCGGCGTGCTCATCACGGTCTTCAGCGGAGCGCACCACTTGCGCCTCATCCGCGCCCTCGGCCGTGGAGACGCCGCCGTGCCGCGCTCCACCACTCTCGCCGCCGCGGTCGTGGTCCTGCTCACCCTCGTCGGAGTCGGCATCGCCCTCTACCTCTTCCACTTCAATCTCTCGCTCCACCACGGATGA
- a CDS encoding IS1595 family transposase: protein MKSRDEIQSPKSLLEAARYFENSDVCMEFVAAMRWPNGPVCPHCGSARYSFLTTRRIWKCKSCRKQYSVKSGTIFEDSPIPLDKWLMAVWLVVNCKNGVSSYEIMRAVKVTQKSAWFMLHRIRLALKNSSWEKLGGRGHGPIEMDETFVGGRAQNMHASRRRRLQEGLRGQHKTVVVGMLDRDARQVRAKVVPNVKRETLLNEILENINRKATIYTDNATAYDALKVRDFVHETVTHIEEYVRGEVHTQGIENFWSLLKRGIKGTYVSVEPFHLDRYVTEQVFRFNNRATKGNPLDDGDRFMLAVSQISGKRLTYAELTGKVQETAF, encoded by the coding sequence ATGAAATCCAGAGATGAAATCCAATCGCCCAAGAGTCTGTTAGAGGCTGCGCGGTATTTCGAGAATTCCGATGTGTGCATGGAGTTTGTCGCGGCGATGCGCTGGCCGAATGGCCCGGTTTGCCCTCACTGCGGGAGTGCTCGGTATTCGTTTCTGACCACCCGGCGCATCTGGAAGTGCAAGAGCTGCCGGAAGCAGTATTCCGTGAAGTCAGGCACCATTTTCGAGGATTCCCCGATTCCGTTGGACAAATGGCTGATGGCTGTCTGGCTGGTCGTCAACTGCAAGAATGGCGTTTCCAGCTACGAGATTATGCGCGCCGTGAAGGTCACTCAGAAGTCTGCATGGTTCATGCTGCACCGGATCCGGCTGGCGCTCAAGAATAGCTCATGGGAGAAGCTGGGCGGCCGCGGTCATGGCCCGATTGAGATGGATGAGACTTTCGTGGGCGGCAGAGCTCAGAACATGCACGCCTCGCGGCGGCGGCGTCTACAGGAAGGATTGAGAGGCCAGCATAAGACCGTGGTGGTGGGTATGCTGGATCGAGACGCGCGCCAGGTACGCGCAAAGGTCGTACCGAACGTGAAGCGCGAAACCCTGCTCAATGAGATTTTGGAGAACATCAACCGGAAAGCCACCATCTACACCGACAACGCCACCGCATACGACGCGCTCAAGGTCCGGGACTTCGTACACGAAACCGTAACCCATATCGAAGAGTACGTCCGGGGTGAGGTTCACACTCAGGGGATAGAGAACTTCTGGAGCCTGTTGAAGCGCGGAATCAAGGGCACTTACGTTTCCGTCGAACCCTTCCACCTTGACCGCTATGTGACTGAACAGGTCTTCCGGTTCAATAACCGGGCGACCAAAGGCAATCCGCTCGACGATGGCGACCGCTTCATGCTGGCAGTATCGCAGATTTCAGGCAAGAGACTGACTTACGCAGAACTGACCGGCAAGGTGCAGGAAACGGCCTTCTAA